AGACATAGCATCAGCTATTGTAAATGCGAGGGAAAAGGCTACAATTGTTAACGTAATAGCAGGTTTAGGTGGAGTGAATATAACTGCTGAAGACTTCGCAAACGTTCTTGGAAAGCTGATAAGTGATTTTGAAGAGGGGAAAGAGCTTTCTCACAAGCTATGGTATCACTCAGGAGAGGTGATGAAATATTAGCCTGGTAAAGCCAAAGATTTTGGGAAACTATAAGAAATATGTTTTACCAGGAGATGCTGCGTGTCCGGGATGCCCAATACCGATAGGATTGAAAGTAGTTTCCAGTGCTACCGATGGAAAGGCCATTCTGGTTATTCCAGCCTGCTGCACATCAGTTGTAGTTGGAAGCGCACCTAAGTCATCTCTCAACATGCCTGTTGTACATGTGCCTTTTGCCAGCGCCGCTTCAGTAGCTTCAGGCATAAGAGAAGCACTGCTCAAGAGAAACAAGGAAGATATGAGCGTCATAGTTTGGGCAGGCGATGGAGGTACAGCAGACATTGGGATGGCATCGCTCAGTGGTGCTGCTGAAAGAAACTCAGACATCATATATATAATGTACGACAATGAAGCATACATGAATACGGGGATCCAGAGAAGCAGTTCTACTCCGGAAGGAGCCTGGACCACAACAACTCCGATCCTGGGAAAAACAGAACAGAAGAAGGACGTAGCGAAAATAATGATGTCGCATAATGTCCCATATGTAGCTACAGCAAGCATAGCTTATCCGCACGACTTCTATAACAAGCTAACTAGAGCTTTGAAAATAAAGGGGTTCAGATTCATCCAGCTCCATTCTCCTTGCCCAGTTGGGTGGAGGTTCGATGCTTCTCTCACGGTTGATGTAGCAAAAGCTGCTGTGGAAACTGGGATGTGGATTCTGTATGAGTATAGAGATGGGAAGCTTGAGTTCTCGAATCCAAGCAAATATTTAATTGAGCACAATGGCTTCAAACCAATTGAGGATTACTTGAAGCTTCAGGGAAGATTCAGCATCATTGGAAGAGAGAGAATAAAGGAGCTATATGCTGAAAGAGATAGAAACATTGAATGGTTCAAAAAGCTGCTCTGATATCTCAAGCTTTAAATCTGAATCTTTTTCAAGTATTATTCTCCTTTTTTTCAATCTCCTCAACTATTATTTTCTCTGCTATTCCTCTTCCAAAAGCAACCTGTATTTTCCTCACCTCAGCTATAATTGGACCATACGAGTTGCGAACTATCCTCATTTCTGTGCCTGGAACTACCCCCAGCCGAAGGAGCTTCGAGAGCACAGCATTTCCACCTACTATTTCCAGTACCTTTACTTCCTCTCCTTCCTTAGCTTCACTCAGCCTCTTCATTCTTAAGTTTCAACTCCATCATTTTTATAGACTCTCCAATTCCCAGCTCTGCTCTAGACCCACTCTCTCTATCTACTATTGTTACCACTCTACTTTCAGCTTCCTTCTTGCCGAAATATATTGCGTATTTATAGTTCATTGCGTTCATTCTCTTTTTCTGCTTTTCTGGAGTCCTTCGAAGCAGATCCATCTCAACAATTATCCCCCTTTTCCTCAGCTCCATAGCATAGTTCCATGCTTCCCTGTATACGGATTCATCGAGAACTACAATGAAGGCCCCATTAATAGCTTCTCTCAGATTTATCAGCTTCCTCTCCAACATTACATCAATTATTCTCTCTATTCCCAGGCTTCCTCCAGTAGCTGGGAGAGGCTCCCCCTTGAACATTGAGATCAAGTTGTCGTACCTGCCTCCTCCAGAAACCGATCCTGGACTACCTTCTGTCAGCACAACTTCAAATATTATCCCAGTATAGTAATCCAGTCCTCTCACCAGGCTGAAATCAAACATCGCCTTATCCTTAGAGTAAAGTAGAGACCCAAGCTGCTCCAGCTCCTCTATATACTTGCTTTGCTCTCCGCCTGCCAAATCTTTTAAAGCATCCCTAACTTCATTCAATTTAGATTTAACGAGCATGGATGAGAGCTCATCTATCTGCTCATTTGATAGACCAATTCTAATCAGCTCGCTTCTAACTCCATTTTCCCCGATTTTGTCTAGCTTGTCTATTGTCCTAAGAATTGTTAGAGATTGCTGACCAAATTTCTTTTCAACTAACTCTCTCAGCAGTCCTCGATGGTTCACTCTAACAAGATAGTCATTGAGTCCTAGATTTTCAAGACACATTGAAATAGTGTTTATAATCTCTGCATCCGCTTCAACATAGGGAGAGCCCACAGTATCTATATCAGCTTGCAGAAATTCTCTGTACCTGCCTCTCTGAGGTTCTTCATGTCTCCATACTAGCGATATTTGGTGTCTCTTGAACGGAAGCTGGATCTCTGGGTGCTGGGAAATGAAGCGAGCCAAAGGTACAGTCAAATCATATCTCAGAGCATACTCCTTATCGCTGAAAGGATCCTTAAATCTCCATACGAGCTTTTCCTCTGCCTCTGGTCCATATTTGCCTGCTAGTGTCTCCCAATATTCTAATGATGGGGTATCCATTGGGGGAAAACCAGCAACCTCAAATATTTTCCTAACTCTATCTATAACCTTCAACCTTGCCCTCATCAGCTCTGGGGGGAAATCTCTAAAGCCTCTTGGGATCTCAGCCTTGCGCATATCAACTTTCCCTTACTCTCTGAAATTTATTGTAATGTTAATAAACTCTGGGTTTTGAGCTATTTTTTCAAATATACCTGCATAGCTCTTGGGTTGCGCCAATCTAGAACTCATCACGAGCTCATAGAGCTTTCTTCAGACACCCTCTTTCCTCAAGGTGAATCAGCTCCAAGCCCTCTTTAGCCAATTAAAAAGCCTTTTCGCTCGAGAAAACCTTTTCATCTGAAGGTACAGGTTTATGGTAGCTTTTAGCTCCTATCATTCTCAGCTCACATTATATGCATTCGTATTTCCGCTTATTTCGGGCATTGATGATCCTAAACCTGGATATCTATTGCTTGTCTTCCCTTGAAGTCATTGTCTTTGATTTGTATGCCATGAAGGACTCTATATGCTCCAGTAGCTATTCGCACCGAAGGCTTCCAGGATGCAAAATGGAGTCTGAATGGAAAGTGCAACTATAAAAAAGAGATCTTAAATAAACAGGATATGAAACAATATATTCTAAAATTTGGAAGGATCTCTTGGACGTTCATGTGAGAATTGAGTCAAGGTGATCGAAAATGGGTATTAAGGAGCCACAGCAACCAACACAGGCTACGGAAAAAGATAAATGGATTCAAAAGATGCTTCGCTCAGCAAGGACATATCACAAGCTTTGTCCATATTATGATAAAAAAACTCAGCAGTGCTTTATTAAGCTCGGGGAGGACTGCGATAGGGATGGGAAATATGATACCTGCCAGGTCTTCATGGACTTCCTGTCATCGAAGTATGATGAGTACGCATCAAAGGGTAGAAGCCTTCCTGTTGACTTTTTAGATATTACACATTGATCTCGCGCCTCATGAGCAAGAGAGAGAAGCTAATGATCATGTATTCAATTGGTTTAAATGGAGGGGAAGAGGAGAAAAATAATGAGTGAGTGGATTGCTATTCTCGACTACGATATGACCATAGTTGACAGCCTGAAAATATTCTATAGAGTTTACAACGATCTTCTCAGGAAGTACTTCGGGGAGGAAGTAAGTATTGATGAATTCAGAGAGATGTTCTGCAAAAATACAATAGATGAATACAAAACTTACCCCCCCAGTTTTTGGGAAGAATTCAAGCAGTTATATAGAGCCATGCATCCAAGCGAGATCTCTCCCATGCCAGGGCTGGGAAATTTCCTGAAAGTTCTTGAAAAATTGGGAATGGAGGCCTATATCATAACTGGGAGAGGGGTAGAGCCGCAGGATATAGAAAGGGAACTCCGCTTTCTGAACATAGAAAAATTCTCGGGGAAGATAAGGACGCTTAAAGGCTCTGGAGGAGAGCATCCATTTGACAAGACAGAGGAAGTTAGAAAGCTCCTCTCTGAAAAGAAGGAATACAAATGCATAATGTTCGGCGACTATGCAGATGATATAATAGCAGCTAAGAAGAATGGCTGCTTGGCAGTGGGCATTACGAATGGCTGCAAGTCCCCAGAATATTTCAAAAGAATGGGGGCAGATTACGTTATAAAAGATTTGGAAGAAGGAGCTGAGCTTGTTAATAGGATTGTGATCCTTCCTCCCTAGCTGAGAGAATAAAATATTTCCCCTTTGATGAATTCACTATCTTGGCCTTTCTCAGCGAATTTACAATCTTTCTAATTTTCTCCTCGCTGGCCATAGTTTTCAGCTCTGAATGGATCTCCTTTATGGTTACCTGGCCCCTACTTTTAATTATGTTCAATATAATCTCCGAGAGCTTATCCTCATGAGGAGTGACCATCACTACTATATCCTTGGACTCATAGATGACTTCTTGACTTCCACTGCGGAATTTCTGCCTAACTTCCAATATCCCACACCTAATATATATTTTGAGCATGCAATAGATAAAAGGAAAAAGGCAAGGAGGAGAAATAGATGGATCCCAGGAAATTGAAGGGTAGAGATTTTCTTTCTATAAATGATTTCACCGAGCTGGAAATGAGATATGTAATCGATACTGCCCGCGAGCTGAAGAGGTTATACTACATGGGAAAGAGAAGGGTTAACCTTCTGAGAAACAAAGTTCTCTTCCTCATATTTCAGAAACCTAGCACGAGAACAAGACTCAGCTTTGAAATTGCCATGAAGCAGCTGGGAGGAGAGGCAATTTATTCTGGATGGAATGAGCTTCAGCTTGGAAGGGGTGAGGAAATATCTGATACTGCCCGCGTTCTCTCCAGATATGGGGACGGGATCGTGGCAAGAGTCTACGGACAGGAAAGTCTAGAGGAGCTGGCAAAATATGCAGAGATCCCAGTCATAAATGCGCTGAGCGATCTAGAGCATCCAGTGCAGGCTCTATCCGATATGATGACTATCGAGGAAGTCTTTGGAAAATTGGAGAACATAACAATATCCTTTGTTGGAGATGGAAGAGATAATGTTCTGAACAGCCTCATGATTTCCTCTCTCAAGCTTGGAGCAAATTTCAGAATAGCCACCCCAGACGAGCTGAGCCCGCTAGAGAGCTATGTAAAAATTGCCTCGGAAATAGCTGATGATAAGGATCTGGAGTTCTTCATTACTAACGACCCTAGAGAGGCTGTCGATGGAGCAGATGTCGTATATACGGATACTTGGGTCAGCATGGGGAAGGAAGAAGAGGCCAGTAGAAGAAAAAGCATTCTGGCACCCTATCAAGTCAACAGCGAACTCTTTTCTCTGGCAAACGAGAAAGCAGTATTCATGCACTGTCTGCCTGCTCACAAGGGAGAGGAAGTTTCCAGGGATGTCTTTGAATCAAGCAGGAGCATTGTATGGCAGCAGGCTGAGAACAGATTGCATTTGCAGAAAGGTCTCCTTTCCATTCTCATCTGAAATCGTTTCATTTAATAACCCTTAAAATATGATTTTTTTGCTGATTTTCAGCTAAGAAAAATGCATTACTTTGAAACGATTTCGGTGAAACTCATGCGCTCATTCCTACCAAGAGCTTCAATCCTCTCTCTTTCAGTTGCGCTGATAGCTCTTTCTGCCCAAATAAAATTCAACCTGGGACCTGTGCCATATACAATGCAGAATATGGGAATCACAATAGCTTCCCTCCTTCTTCCGCCGTTGGATGCATTAATGAGCGTCCTCATTTATATCTCCCTCATAGCTATTGGACTGCCACTTGCTTCAGGAATGAGAGGAGGGATTTCCGTTCTCATAGGATATACTTCAG
The Fervidicoccaceae archaeon genome window above contains:
- the argF gene encoding ornithine carbamoyltransferase: MDPRKLKGRDFLSINDFTELEMRYVIDTARELKRLYYMGKRRVNLLRNKVLFLIFQKPSTRTRLSFEIAMKQLGGEAIYSGWNELQLGRGEEISDTARVLSRYGDGIVARVYGQESLEELAKYAEIPVINALSDLEHPVQALSDMMTIEEVFGKLENITISFVGDGRDNVLNSLMISSLKLGANFRIATPDELSPLESYVKIASEIADDKDLEFFITNDPREAVDGADVVYTDTWVSMGKEEEASRRKSILAPYQVNSELFSLANEKAVFMHCLPAHKGEEVSRDVFESSRSIVWQQAENRLHLQKGLLSILI
- a CDS encoding HAD hydrolase-like protein, with the protein product MSEWIAILDYDMTIVDSLKIFYRVYNDLLRKYFGEEVSIDEFREMFCKNTIDEYKTYPPSFWEEFKQLYRAMHPSEISPMPGLGNFLKVLEKLGMEAYIITGRGVEPQDIERELRFLNIEKFSGKIRTLKGSGGEHPFDKTEEVRKLLSEKKEYKCIMFGDYADDIIAAKKNGCLAVGITNGCKSPEYFKRMGADYVIKDLEEGAELVNRIVILPP
- a CDS encoding 3-methyl-2-oxobutanoate dehydrogenase subunit beta, which translates into the protein MGNYKKYVLPGDAACPGCPIPIGLKVVSSATDGKAILVIPACCTSVVVGSAPKSSLNMPVVHVPFASAASVASGIREALLKRNKEDMSVIVWAGDGGTADIGMASLSGAAERNSDIIYIMYDNEAYMNTGIQRSSSTPEGAWTTTTPILGKTEQKKDVAKIMMSHNVPYVATASIAYPHDFYNKLTRALKIKGFRFIQLHSPCPVGWRFDASLTVDVAKAAVETGMWILYEYRDGKLEFSNPSKYLIEHNGFKPIEDYLKLQGRFSIIGRERIKELYAERDRNIEWFKKLL
- a CDS encoding FeoA domain-containing protein — translated: MKRLSEAKEGEEVKVLEIVGGNAVLSKLLRLGVVPGTEMRIVRNSYGPIIAEVRKIQVAFGRGIAEKIIVEEIEKKENNT
- the hisS gene encoding histidine--tRNA ligase; the encoded protein is MRKAEIPRGFRDFPPELMRARLKVIDRVRKIFEVAGFPPMDTPSLEYWETLAGKYGPEAEEKLVWRFKDPFSDKEYALRYDLTVPLARFISQHPEIQLPFKRHQISLVWRHEEPQRGRYREFLQADIDTVGSPYVEADAEIINTISMCLENLGLNDYLVRVNHRGLLRELVEKKFGQQSLTILRTIDKLDKIGENGVRSELIRIGLSNEQIDELSSMLVKSKLNEVRDALKDLAGGEQSKYIEELEQLGSLLYSKDKAMFDFSLVRGLDYYTGIIFEVVLTEGSPGSVSGGGRYDNLISMFKGEPLPATGGSLGIERIIDVMLERKLINLREAINGAFIVVLDESVYREAWNYAMELRKRGIIVEMDLLRRTPEKQKKRMNAMNYKYAIYFGKKEAESRVVTIVDRESGSRAELGIGESIKMMELKLKNEEAE